The following are encoded together in the Montipora foliosa isolate CH-2021 chromosome 12, ASM3666993v2, whole genome shotgun sequence genome:
- the LOC137980862 gene encoding uncharacterized protein, producing MITTRFEKWICDHHHAKITEWNDQLLSRDKLQVYADVVADKGAALSNCFGFVDGTVRPICRPGKNQKIVYNGHKRVHALKFQSVTLPNGLVAHLYGPVEGKKHDAAMLKDSGLLDDLERNAFSPVTGEAMCIYGDPAYPLRLHLQQPFREAPLTAPMEQFNKSMSSVRTSVEWSFGDIVASFKFLDFKKNLKIGLSAVGKHYVVSALLRNVLKCMYGNTTASFFDIEPPSLEEYFA from the exons ATGATCACGACACGTTTTGAGAAGTGGATTTGCGACCATCATCAtgccaagatcactgagtggaATGACCAACTCCTCAGCAGAGACAAACTGCAAGTGTACGCTGATGTCGTAGCTGACAAAGGGGCAGCGCTGTCCAACTGCTTTGGATTTGTCGACGGCACAGTGCGGCCTATTTGTCGGCCaggcaaaaaccaaaaaatagtGTACAATGGCCATAAGCGTGTACATGCTTTAAAATTCCAATCAGTGACATTGCCAAATGGACTCGTCGCTCACCTATACGGACCCGTAG AAGGCAAAAAACATGATGCAGCAATGCTTAAGGACTCTGGGTTACTAGACGATTTAGAACGAAATGCATTCAGTCCTGTCACTGGTGAGGCCATGTGCATTTATGGTGACCCAGCATATCCACTCCGGCTCCACCTACAGCAACCATTCAGAGAAGCTCCACTCACTGCTCCCATGGAACAATTCAATAAGTCCATGAGCTCTGTGCGAACATCTGTGGAGTGGAGTTTTGGTGACATTGTGGCGTCATTTAAATTCCTtgatttcaagaaaaatcttaaaatcgGGTTAAGTGCTGTTGGCAAACACTATGTGGTTAGTGCATTATTACGAAATGTATTGAAATGCATGTATGGAAACACCACTGCTTCATTCTTTGATATTGAGCCACCATCTCTTGAGGAatattttgcctga
- the LOC137979025 gene encoding uncharacterized protein gives MAAGMEELFLFGEEFEAVLDILEDDEELEDEFTATAKDAQSSSIVCIDCGKKCKSSGGYKRHRAAKHNNSNQTQKPLSTLTPSILSEIVAHAIKNVKESEVFAASLRTELTQYEYMHEQLNEETHEFSVMQTLFDGYLKNGNAEKFYGKFYAQVPLNAANFFQGLSRNSATLLATKVANSMLTYCKNMMSPADDSPPSHTALSDKEKAGLQYIGGYVLHKLHKKYARSETPESQHAMAILKAGKLEHGCESHKLVSSVSRGGLWCITESAQKIFSHTEHYFRHLTCLSTLQRIDIAKITLKSVTDNEVLSNYQSLISDAELIPDSHVCKDVLHAIVTLYVRVRSFSFAKDKIQHYKMKQKQAKGKALRKELSRSCAEHEQDRHD, from the exons atggcggctggAATGGAGGAGTTATTTCTTTTTGGTGAAGAATTTGAGGCGGTTTTAGACATTTTAGAGGACGATGAAGAGTTAGAGGATGAATTTACAGCTACGGCTAAAGAT GCTCAATCTTCAAGTATTGTATGCATCGATTGTGGAAAGAAATGCAAGTCAAGTGGAGGCTACAAGAGACATCGAGCTGCTAAACACAATAATTCTAATCAGACCCAAAAGCCTTTGTCGACTCTAACACCAAGCATTCTTTCTGAGATAGTGGCTCATGCTATAAAGAATGTAAAAGAGTCTGAAGTGTTTGCTGCAAGTCTAAGAACCGAACTAACTCAGTATGAATACATGCATGAACAGCTAAATGAAGAAACTCATGAATTCTCTGTGATGCAGACACTTTTTGATGGATATTTGAAAAATGGAAATGCTGAAAAGTTTTATGGAAAGTTTTATGCACAAGTTCCATTGAATGCTGCAAACTTTTTCCAGGGACTTTCACGAAACTCTGCAACTTTACTTGCAACCAAGGTAGCCAACAGTATGCTAACATACTGTAAGAATATGATGTCCCCTGCTGATGATAGTCCACCATCCCACACAGCCTTATCAGACAAAGAGAAAGCTGGACTGCAGTATATAGGGGGATATGTTTTACACAAACTGCACAAGAAATATGCAAGAAGTGAAACACCTGAGAGTCAGCATGCAATGGCTATACTGAAAGCAGGAAAATTGGAACATGGGTGTGAATCCCACAAGCTGGTATCAAGTGTAAGCCGTGGAGGGCTGTGGTGTATAACTGAATCTGCCCAAAAGATTTTTTCCCATACAGAACATTATTTTAGGCATTTAACCTGTTTATCTACTTTGCAAAGAATAGACATTGCCAAGATAACTCTCAAGTCAGTCACTGACAATGAAGTATTATCAAATTACCAGTCCTTGATTTCAGATGCAGAGCTAATTCCAGACAGTCATGTCTGCAAAGATGTTTTGCATGCCATTGTAACTCTATATGTAAGAGTGAGGTCATTTTCATTTGCCAAGGATAAAATTCAGCACTACAAAATGAAGCAAAAACAGGCAAAAGGCAAAGCCCTCCGTAAAGAACTCTCGAGAAGTTGTGCAGAACATGAACAGGATAGGCATGACTAA